GTCTAATGCATTGCCAAAATATTCAGAATCACTAAATCAACAACAACTTTAATGGTGGGATGGAAAATGCTTGGCAAAGAACAGGGCGATCGGCAAGATGTGACTGCCATCATCACGGCGATGACCGATGGTGAAAAGCCATTTTTACGGGATGCAACGGCTGCGGTACTTGCAGATCCTTGCATTGGCCAGGTAATTATTTGTGTAGCAGAACAGAATAATTGGCTAGACTCCAGTCTTGGTGACCTTGCCCATGATCCGCGCCTGGAAATATTAAAGATGCCATTGATGCCACCGGGGATGGTTCGCAATCGGGCGATCGATCAGGTAAAACATGCCTGGATCGCATTTTGTGATGGGGATGATATCTGGTGTGAGGGTAAAACTGCCATTCAACTAGACTATGCGATCGAAACAGGCAGCGATTTAGTCGGGGCAGATCATTATCTAACTGATGAACATGGCAAAATCCTGGCATTTGCCCTGGGCAGATTTATTTCCATGCCATCATCCTGGCTTGTCCGCACTGAAGTAATGCAAGAGCACCGCTTTAATGGCTCCCTGAAAACTGGTTCAGATGGTGAATGGTGGTGTCGGACTGATGGTGCTATTCGTAAATCAAGATGCCCGCAAATGCTCCTGAAATATCGAGTGCGACTAGGAAGCGTTAGTTCGGTTACTCCGTCTAAGCGCAGAAAGGCTCAGATTGTTTATTGGGCAAGTATGCCAGTTTTTAACCTGGCGGTGCTTTCGATTAGCTGGGGGTTGTGGCAATTAACTCGCCAGAAAAAATATCTGTGGCATAAAAGCTGGGGTAGCCAATCGTCATAATTAGCAATCTAATCGGTAGCTATACTTGTGAAATATTTAAGTGAAATGTTTAAGTGAAATGGTTGCGTAGAGTCAACCAGCATTATTTCTTGCCACAAAGTTGACTAATTGACCGATCGCTACTAGTTACACAGCGCTGCTCATGCATAACTACCAGCCAGAGATTCGCAAAAAATCATCAACTTTCATCAAGATTTCTACCCTGATCTTGATTGCGATCGCCTCTGTGCTGTTTCCACGCATGTTAGAAATATTAGGCGCACCCTCACCGATTAACTTTGTCCACTTTGCGATCGTGCCTGGTGTTTGTGGTTTGGCTATATTCACCACCCGCACCAGGAACCGCCACCAATTGTCGATCGCCACTGAATTAATATTTGGCCTTTGGTTATTATTAACAGTCAGCTTTGCTAGTGCCTGGTGGAATGGGGCAGGGGCAATCAATGCAATTCTGGGCTTCTTGCTCCTGGCCGAGCCAATCATTTTATTGCTGGCGATCGTTGCTGCCCTGCTGCCGGTCAAGAGTTTGGCACGTTTAAATAACTGGCTAAATGGGTTTGTTTTCTTTCATCTGGGGCTGGTTTATATCCAAAAATTTGTCCTTAACTATTGTGATAAGAAAGGCCTGTGCGATAACGTACAAGGCATCCTTTATCACTCTGGTTCTGGCCATGTGGTAGGAGCCTCGATTTCGGCAACCTTTGCCGTCTGCTACTTTTTTAGTGCGAAGCAACAACCGCTCTGGTGGCGATCGCTGGCTCTGATCGCTGGGTTGGGGCATATCATTGCCGCTGATGCCAAACAGGTGGCTTTGGTCTTCCTCTTCTCGCTGGTGATCCTGGCGGTGGTCAATTTAGAAGATCTAACCAAAGCAGTTTTTTATATGCTTGGCTCAGTTGTGGTGATCGCATTGTTCTATTGGGCAGTGAATAACTTAGATGCATTCTCTGCCTTCAATGCCTGGAATCGCCCGGAGCTGTATGGCGCTGATGGTGAGGCCACCAAGCTTAAATTTTCGGGAATCAGGATTGCCTTGACCTATTTTGAATCCCCCGTTAACTGGCTGTTGGGGCTTGGTCCTGGCCATACGATCGGTCGTCTGGGGGGGTGGATGATTCGGGATTATCGATCGTTGCTGGCTCCGTTTGGCGTGACCAATGCACCACCCGGTGAACCGATCGCCATTAGCTATCATGTCTGGGTCTTTGTTTCAAATAGCTGGCTGGCCGAAGGTAGTAGTGCTTTTTCGCCTTTCTTTGGCTGGGCTGGCATTTGGGGCGATTTTGGCTTCCTTGGCCTCTTTGCCTATCTTTATCTGGGCTCGATCGTATGGCGACGGCTATGCACAAGTAATCTAGATAAGTTCTTCTTGATTAATATTTTTCTGTTTGGGTTTATTTTCACACAGCTAGAGGAACCGGCCTATATGCTCTATGTGGCAAGTTTAATTGGGATTCGCTGGCAAGACTCCAATCGCCAACCCCAGCAAACAGATCCAACTAACTCATTAAA
The sequence above is a segment of the Pseudanabaena sp. PCC 7367 genome. Coding sequences within it:
- a CDS encoding family 2 glycosyl transferase translates to MVGWKMLGKEQGDRQDVTAIITAMTDGEKPFLRDATAAVLADPCIGQVIICVAEQNNWLDSSLGDLAHDPRLEILKMPLMPPGMVRNRAIDQVKHAWIAFCDGDDIWCEGKTAIQLDYAIETGSDLVGADHYLTDEHGKILAFALGRFISMPSSWLVRTEVMQEHRFNGSLKTGSDGEWWCRTDGAIRKSRCPQMLLKYRVRLGSVSSVTPSKRRKAQIVYWASMPVFNLAVLSISWGLWQLTRQKKYLWHKSWGSQSS